ACAGACGGACGAACAAGGATATGATTTTAAGAACGCTCTGTCCTTAGTAATGGCGagtgaatgaataaataaacatgttaaacTCTAACCCCATCGTGATGCACTTAGTTTTGACAAAAAGTGTTCATTTATTCCACTAGGGTTTCATTGCAAACGGACAGAATAGTGTGCacagaaaatgttttctttggtATCCTTATTTCAAGATCTTGTATTATTTTCACTTAATgcaacattacattaaaaaccCGCCAATTTCGGAGGAGAGgaaggtaattttttaaatccatcaaAACAATCTTAGATAAACATTATTTCACACCTCCATGTCACACAtctcaaattctaaaatttaaaattaagggTGGAGCTTAAGGTACATATGGTATAACTCCAAGCTCTATCGCCCTAAGGAGTAGTAATTTATCTATCACccgtttaaaataagaaattattttaaattacaagataATGTTACAATTgcagaaaacaattttgtattgtatcCCACGTGCAAAGAATATCATTCGCTCAATTAGCGAGCACTTCTAATATCCACCATTTTTCCTAGTTTGAGAAGAACCGCATGATTCGCTTTAATTAAATACTGGATCTTTGTCTTGATTCTTCTGAAGATGatgtaaagtttgaaaaaatcTCAGAGtcgattttttgttttacaatcatttggtttttttctattcagtacatacaattaaaaatgtagcaatttgtaagttttaaaagtgGAGATGAATATCTATTATTGGATTTCATATCCTAAATCAAACTGTTGTCTTGAAGACACATAGTATTACACGTTGAACATAAATAGTACACGTAAACACACGTTAAGTTTCAACTGAGTATTGCCATTTCATGATATACGAGTGTAGTAAAAATCAAATAcgtaaagtaaaaagaaaacatcCTTTTTGTAATAGTATTGAGTTTATACACCGTGAATGGACTCTtatttctacataatttttaacagatttcaTGGTAGTAATTGAGAAATGGTCGTACGCCGATTAGTTTCAAAGCGGTAGCCTGTATAGAGATCGGCTCAGTCAATATCGATATGTCAACTTCAATACACGCAAATGAAAGCAACAAGTGCGATTGTTGTTTTGATTTATGACTGCTGGAATtcctaattttgtaaaattaataaccaCGTTGTTGTAACAAACAGGCTCATTTATTACCACAAACAAGTGTCCTGTAATTTTATGACTTTCAGGATCAAATAAAGAAGCTCAGCATTTTATGGGCGATAGAAAGAAGGAGAGTGAGAACCGGTAGAGCAAATATTAGGACTATGATGTAGGCGAAATAACACAGGCAGCCTGCGACAATTGTATAGCCTAGCCCCTGTAACATTAATATCATATTAGTTTAAACATAATGATATtgctaataattgtaaataattaataccttAAGTAGTTATTAATACTACAACTAGTTACTTACTTTGAAGACCTTATTGTGAATTACGTTCTCCTGGCGAATCCGTATAGCACTCTCAACAATGAATAGTAGAAGGAGCACCAGCATCTCCAGGACAGGTCTAAGTGCCATCACGAGCCGTGAAAATGCTATGGCTATGGTAAATAAAAGGCGGAAGGCCAGAAATACCAGCTGTAGCATGGTGACTTCACCGGGGACTTTCATCATGTCTTTGAAGCTGTTGAGGGTCCTGACCACGGGACAAGAAGACTGAGAGAGGTCGGGGCCGGTCTCCATGCCTGAAGAAGTAACAGTGAGATTTACAACTAGTGTATTTACTTACTAATAACCATTTATTACTTAGTAAGCTTAGTAGCTTAGTAAGCGGTTTATTTAGTTACTTTATAGGCTTGTAGAGTGACCCGTAATACCAGTATTTTTTCCGGCTTATATCATTATCGTGACATTGTGTCCGGGACAGTCCTGGAATTAAGTTTTTAAACGAGTGTTATACTTTTTAAGAGAATTCGTCTCATTTTACGTAATGATCGACGggaatttagtacattttttgcAAATTAAGTTGAATTCATTGACTCATCTGCAACTTTCATTATGCATCAATCTATGAGAAGACTGATGCATAATCCAATGCTAAAAATCTGTTGCCACTTGAAACGTTGTGGTTGCGCACTATCTCGCGGCAAACGAAGGAAACAACGGTTACAAAACTATATACTACAGAAAgtcattaaacatattatattgagTAAATTCTAGCAATAATTCAAAAAGTACtcacaactttaaatttaatttataaaaaatatgattattgtatggttaaa
This Homalodisca vitripennis isolate AUS2020 chromosome 3, UT_GWSS_2.1, whole genome shotgun sequence DNA region includes the following protein-coding sequences:
- the LOC124358725 gene encoding uncharacterized protein LOC124358725 yields the protein MSALTSNRPKKLIKICPDCAMAHFAACHRGMETGPDLSQSSCPVVRTLNSFKDMMKVPGEVTMLQLVFLAFRLLFTIAIAFSRLVMALRPVLEMLVLLLLFIVESAIRIRQENVIHNKVFKGLGYTIVAGCLCYFAYIIVLIFALPVLTLLLSIAHKMLSFFI